The genome window CCGGACTTACCATGCAGCTGAATCTCGCCGGTAGCCTCCTGGTCTGCATGCCCGGTACCGACTTGATTAGGGTCTCCAAGCGTGAAAAGGATCCGGCAAGGCGTAGCGACATCAAGCGTATGATCAATCGTACCAAGGGTCGCGACGTGGGTTATATCGTCCGTACCGAAGGCGTAAATGCCTCCGAGGTGGAACTGACCCAGGAAATGCGTGGCCTGGAAACCAAGTGGGAAAGCATCAAGGAAAACTTTGCCAACCTGAATGGTGCCGGCTGCCTGTACGAGGAATCCAATTCTACCAAGCGTGCCATTGGCGAATACATCAACGAGAATACGGATTACGTCTACATCGATAACCGTGACGAGTACTTCTCCCTCCGTGACGATCTGAAGTCCCTGTCTCCGGACAAGCTGGACAAGGTGAAGCTCTGGAGTTCCGCCGAAAGCCTTTTTGAATATTTCAAGGTGGAAAACGACTACGCCCGCTCCCTGCAGCGTACCGTTCCCCTGCCTCGTGGCGGTAACCTGGTTATCGAACAGACCGCTGCCCTCGTGTCCATCGACGTGAATACCGGACCTAAGGTTCACGGCAAGGACCAGGGAAAGATCATCCTTGAAACCAATATCGACGCCTGCCGCGAAATCGCCAAGCAGTTGCGTCTCCGTGATGTGGACGGCCTGACCATCATCGACTTTATCGATATGGAGACCGAGGCCGACAATACCACGGTCTATAATGAGTTCTGCAAGGCAATCCGCCGCGACAAGGCGGAGGTGATTCCTGCTACCATTAGCCAGTTCGGCCTGATGGAAGTGAAGCGCAGACGTATCCATGTGGACCCCATTGGCGGCAAGACCAATGTGTGTCCGGTTTGCAGTGGCGGTGGCCGTACGGCAACCCTGGAAAGCACTCTCGGCATGATCGACCGCTGGATGGCCCGTGCCAAGGCCAAGGGCAACCTCCATCAGGTTACCCTGGTGACCAACCCCTACGTGGTTGACGTCATGTGCAAGGACCGCAGCCGCATGTTCAACTACCTGGAACACAAGCATGGCATGACCATCGACCTGATCCAGGACGAGAACGCCCACGTGAACCAGTTCTGGATGTACAACGAGAACAAGGAAGACATCACTGACCTCTACAACTTTGCCGATATGGAAAAGCCGGTCAAGGTCTCCGCTCCCAAGCGTTCCAAGAACTCCAGAAACGACAGCCGCAGCAAGTGCAAGCGCGAAATCCTCATCAGTAAGACTCCCTACGAAAAGCGTATCGCCATCATGGAAGACGGCGAACTGGTGGAACTGGTGGTGGAAGGCGTTTCCTCTACCCGCGTGCTGGGCAACATTTACAAGGGCGTGGTCCAGAAGGTGCTTCCTGCACTGAAGGCTGCGTTCATCGATATCGGTCTCGAGAAGGCTGGCTTCCTCCATCAGGAAGACGCCATGGACCGTAACGAACTGCTGCGCCGCGAATATGGCGACGACGATGACGAGGATGGTTCTTCCAAGGAAATCTCCATCGACGAGATTCTCCAGGAAGGTCAGGAAATCATGGTGCAGGTTGTTAAGGAACCTATCAGCACCAAGGGTGCCCGTCTGACGACCCACCTGAGCTTTGCCGGCCGATTCCTGGTCTGCATGCCGGGTACCAACTTCGTCGGCGTGTCCAAGCGTGAACGCGACCCGGCCAAGCGTCGTGAATTCAAGAAGGTGGTCAAGCGCCTGAAGGGCCGCGATGTGGGCTATATCGTCCGTACCAACGGCCTGAACGAATCCGAGTTCGAAATCAACAAGCAGATGCGCGAACTGGAAAGCAAGTGGGAACAGACGAAGTTCAACTTCGAAAACCAGCCTGCCGAAACCTGCATCTACGAAGAGTCCGATTCCATCGAACAGACTGTCCGCGAATACTTCAGCGACAACACCGACTTCGTATACATCGACAATCGCGAAGAGTACTTTGCCCTTCGCGAGTACCTGCAGCGCCTGTCTCCGGACAAGCTGAACAAGGTGAAGTTCTGGAACGAGAAGGTAAGCCTGTTCGAAAACTTCAAGATCGAGAACGATTACTCTCGCTCCCTGCAGCGTAAGGTTCCTCTGCCGGTTTCCGGCGGTAGCCTCATCCTTGAACAGACCGAAGCTCTCGTGTCCATCAAGGTGAACGAGGGCCACAAGTGCCGCGGTCTGGAAGTCTGCCAGGAAGCTTGTCAGGAAATCGCCAAGCAGTTGCGTCTTCGTGATGTTGGCGGTCTCATCATTATCAAGTTCCCCGAGATCGACGAGTCCGCACGTGAAACGGTCTACAACGAATTCCGCAAGGCAATCCGTCGAGACAAGGCTCCTATCAGCCCGTCTCCCATTAGCCAGTTCGGCCTGATGGAAGTGACCCGCAAGCGCGTCCGTGTGAACCTCATGACCGAAAAGACCGAAGTCTGCGCCGTCTGCTGTGGCGGTGGCCGCATCGGTACTCTCGCTGGCACCTTGGGCATGATCGACCGCTGGATGGCTCGCGCCAAGGCCAAGGGCCGCATGCGTGACGTTACCTTGGTTGTAAGCTCCGCCGTTGTGGATGAACTCTGCAAGGACGACTGCAACATCTTCCGCTATCTCGAAGCCAAGCACTTCATGAAGATCAACCTGGTGGAAGACGAACACGCCCACGTGAACCAGTTCTGGATGTACGACAAGAACAACGAGGACATCACAGAGCTGTACAACTTCGTGTAAGGTGGCGCCGGGGCAATCCTGGAATCAAACCTTAAAAAAGAAGGCCGTGCAAACAAGCACGGTCTTCTTTTATTTTTGGTGAGAGAGAAGCTCTTTAATGAATGGGGGCGGTGTTCGCCCCGCGGGAGTCTTACATTTCCAGGTCCAGCTGGTTTACCTGGCCGCGACGTACGCCCCAGAGCTTGTCGCGGGTCTGGTCCATGGTAGTCTTGCCGTTGACCTTGATCTTGATCTGGAGTCGTGCGATGTACACGCCGGTACCGACCACGCGGCCGTCGTCTGCACGCATGTTCCAGGCCAGGAAGATCTTGCCCTTGTTCTTAAGGCAGCCGCCTTCGCCGTAGACGGATTCGTCGGAGCACCTGATGGTGTTTGCGTCACCGCCCACATATTCGCCAAGCTGGCTGTAGTAGCGGGTCTGGTAGTAGAGTTCTACGGCATCGTCGGATACCAGGGACTTGGAACCGTTGCGGAATTCTTCAACATTGTATTCGTTCAAGGTTCCGTTCTTGATTGCCTCGATAAGGGTTTCGCTTACGCCAGCCTTCTTCAACTCCTCATCCATATCGCCCCTGCGGATTGCGTCGTACAGGTCTGCCTGGGTGACGGTGGAAATGTTGCCAATGGAGATGGTGGTGTCGCGGCTGTTTTCTACGCTGACGTCAATCAGCATCTTGATTGCAGCCACCTGGTCCTTGGGAAGCTTGCTGGTGTAGTTCTCTGCAGTGATGGTTCCTTCCATGACTGCGGCCACGGTCTCGTCGCTGATTGTGTAGCCTTCGCCAACTTCGCCACCGAGGACACCTGCGGCAATATCCTGGAAGATCATGTCCCTTGCCTCGGTCTCGGTCATGCTGGTGATGACTGTGTCGTAGCTGGTGGTGCTGCCCAACTTGGATTCTACGAAGGCGTCGAGAGCGTTGATGTCCTTCTGGGTTTCCTCGAACATAATCTTGGAAATGTCGAAGTCAATCAGGTTGCCTTGCACACCAAGGGAGTCGCCGATGCTCTGTGCATCCTGGGTCGTATTGGTAATGAGGGTCGGCTGGGTGGTTTCCTTCTTGGAGATGATTCCGTAGGGGTCCTCGCCAACGGCAACCACACCCGGGCTTTCGTTACTCAGTTCCTGGTCACCGGTGATGGTTACCCAGGGATTGTTCTTGTGGGGAAGATTTCCGAGAAGGTCCTGAGTGATTGTGTTTTCATCGACTGCAAAGTGGATCAGGTCTCCATTGTCAGGCATGATGGCGTCTTCGGTGGAGGGACTGTAGATCAGGATGACGGTGTTGTCGCTGCCGCCCTGCTGTACCGGGTTCTCGGGATTTTCCTTGACACCGGCGCGCATGCAGATCAGTTCGAACATTTCAAGATAGGCATCGCGGGATTCGTCGGTGATTGCCTCACTGAGAGTCAGAGTCAGTTCGCGGTTGCCATCGCTACGCTTGGCCTTGACGGCCTTGAGAATGATGGGGCCGACGCCATCGTCGATGGGATCGTTTTCCGTATTGAACTGGGTGGACTTGCCGTCCTTGGAGTAAGTAAACCAGGAATTGATCTTGCCGGTGTAGGGCTCGCTGTTGCCACCGGTGAATTGACGGCTGCCAAATCCACAGTTGTCGTCGGAGCATTCATTGCCCATGGTTTCGGCAGTAATGACCAGGTCGGTTCCGTTATCCAGCACAATGTACTTGGTAGTTGTTGCAAAGGCTTCGCCGAAGGTGAACTGGATGGAGTCCAGGGTGGTCTCGCCCTTCAGCTTGCGATCGTACTGGACGAACATGCTGTCGGCACGGCCGTCGCCGTTGCGGTCGACGATGATGGCGTTAGACACACGGGGAATAGGCGGTTCCTTGAAGTTCAGGTTGATCCAGGAGGATGCTGCCGCGGCGGCGCCCTTGGCGGTAAGCGTTACGCCTTCGACAGGAGCGTTGGCGTGGACGTAGAATGTGGCGTGGGCGTTCTCGTCCAGCATGACGCTGGAAATCTTCTTTCCGCCGATGGTATCCAGAATGTCAATGTTTGGGTCGGAGAAGGTCAGGTTGATCTTCTTGTTGTAAGTAGAGACCTGTGCCCATTCTTCCAAGAAGGTGATGTTCACCTGGTAGGTGGCGTATGCCCAGTCACCGATCTGTAGGGTATCGCCGCTTACTTCCTTGCCAAGAATCTTCCACTTGTCGTCTGCAAAGGCTACGGTCGGAATGGCGTAAGACGGAATGGTGATTTCAATGACGGTGGACTGGCTGGGATCGGACTTCAAGGTAATTTCCAGGAAGTAATGGCCGGGAGCCAGGGCGTAATTGTCTACGATCTTTGCGGAGTCGATACTGAAGGTAGAATCGTTAAGGATGACAAGGCCTTCGTAATATGTCTTGCCCGGTTCAAGAATCTCGGGTTCTGCCAGGTTACCTCCAGTAAGACGGAAGTTGGATGCACCGCCGGTAGTATCCACTTCGGTGTTGCTTGCGTCGAGGCCGCAGGAGAGCTTGTTCTTCTTGTTGATCTGCCATACGCCGTAATTGGTTGCAGTACCGCGCTTGTCGGAGGTGACAAAGATGGATGCGTCCACCTGCAGGTCAATGGAAGTACGCATGCGGAAGTTGGAGGAACTAGTGTGGCGTTCTACGTAGAAGATATGGAAATCATAGGTCTCGCCGGGAACCAGTTTCTTGCCGTTGTTCTGACCGATGGTGTCAAGGAGCACTGCACCTGCTTCCTGGGCGTGCTGGCCACCGATATCTACGGCAAGGCGCCTATCGATGAACACCCACACGTCATCGTCACCATAGAAGTCGAAGTACTGACCGGGAACATATTCGAACTGGGCCTGGATCTTTACGGTAAAGCCAAAGTTGTGGTTGCCACCGCTGCCGTTGAGCCAGTCGAAATAGGGGTTCTCGATAGTGCCCGCATCATCAAGATACTTGAAATCATCCAACAGGAACATGCCGCCCTTGTTGTTCTCGTTACCCTTGGAAATGCGATCCTTGGAAACTTCTGCCAGCCAGAAACCTTCGTCATCCATGGAGATGTAAATGTCTCGGCAGGTCATGTTGGTATATTCGTTGCCCTTGTCGTCCTTGGCTACAACTTCTGGCAGGAACCAGTCGGCTAGATGGGTGGTTCTCAAGCACTTTGACGGGAAGGGATCGGAGGGAACAGGAACACCATTCTTGCCCAAGTCGTACTGGACCATGCCTTTGACGCTGTTACAGCCACCAGAACCGAAGTCAGCGCTGATACCGTTGGCGGGGTCGCCGTTTTGTCCCTTTCCATCACCATCGCCGCCAGTGCCGTGGAGCCAGTCAAAGACTGTTACCGGGAACTTCTTCAGGGGGCAGTCTCCCAGAACGCCGGGGTACTTGCTGAATACGGCGGGGGCGTCATTCTTGTAGCCCTGCACCCAAATGGTGTCGGTAAGGGCTGCGATGGAATCCAGGTTGATTTCTGTGGCGGCAGTAGGCTCTTCACTTACCATGCCTTCCGCGCCTACGAAATTCGTACCGATGGTCTGCTTGAAGAAAACATTGAGTCCTGCCTCGGAAGGTGTGACGGATGCCTTGAACCAACCGCAGTACTTGTCAAGTGCGGTCATGGTGGCGACGGAATCGCCGTTCAGGAAAAGAATGGCGTTGGTGTTTGTCCAGGGAGTAAGGAAGTTGATGACCTTCTTCTTGGTTCCGGTGTTTCCGCCTGGGTTCTTGCCCGGGTCCTTGTCACCGGGCTGAGTTGCACCGGGATCCTTACCTGGTTCAGTAGCGACAGAGGAACTGCTTTTTGCGGAAGATGAGGAGGATTCTGCACCGGGCTTTCCCGGGTCAGAGGGCTTGGGTGCCTCTGCCTTCCAGGTTCCGTCTTCGGCGATGGTCAGTGAAACGTTGTTTCCGCTTTTGAAAAGCTGGCTACCGGGAATATTGACCAGTTCCTTGGAGCACTTGTCGTCGATGTAGAATATGAAATTTCTCTTGTTCAGCTGGGTTGTCGAATAGCTGATTCCGTCGCCAGCCGTTCTGCAGGATTGGCTCTGGGTGCCATTGTTGTTTACGACCTTATAGAAAATTGTACCGTCGTAGTCGACATCGGCGGTATAGTTCGCCGCAATGGCGGCGGTACTCAAAGTCAGGAATAATGTACTCAACAATTTTAAGGGGCGCAGCTGAACTGCCCTCTTCTTTTCATTACACCACATCCAATCTCTCCATTAAGGGATTAAACCCTTTACCTGTACTGATTTTCTTACACTAGAAATAAATTTTTTTAATGAAATAAGCAATAAGGCTATAAAGTTCTTACACACTTGTAACACGGTTTTACCGCCTTGAATGTGTAAAAAAAAAGAAAGACTTCCATTTTTCAGGAAGTCTTTCGAAAAAACGGGCTGATTTCAGTTTTTTTTGATTAGAGACCCAGGTCAATGGCGTTCACGTCGCCGCGGCGGACACCCCAGAGGAAGTCCTGGGTACGGTCGGTAATGACCTTGCTGTTGACCCTGATCTTGATCTGGAGACGGGCGATATATACGCCGGTGGAGGCCAGGCGACCATTTTCGGCGCGCATGTTCCAGGCCAGGAAGAATCGACCTTCGTTACCCAGGCAGTTCTTGGCGCCGTCATCCTTGAAGATGTCTGCGTTGCAGCTGATGGTTTCAGACTGTCTGTTCACGTATTGGCCAAGGCTTGTGTAGTAGATAGCCTCGTAGTAGAGAACGGTGTTGTCTGCCACGGCGTCAACGATCTTTTGAATATCGGAATCGCTTCCGCGGGTGTAGTTGCTTATGTTCTCTGCGGTCAGGAGGCCGTTCTTGTAAGCATCCACGATGACATCGCTAACACCGTACTTCTTCTTGGCATCCTTGATGGAAAGCTCGCCGGTGGAAACCTTCTTGATGAGCTCCTCGATGGTGTAGGTCACCGTGGGAGTACCGTCCGGGTTTGTGGGAGCGTCCTTGTCGAAGTAGGCTGCTGTGGACTGCGCTGCCTTGACGATTTCTGCGATTTCGTTTTCAACAAGGGTCTTCATGTCCAGGTCGCCCAGGTAGTGGCCCTGGGTACCGTAGATTGCTGCAACCTGTTCTGCGTTCAGGGTGGTTTCGCTCTTGACAAGCTTGGGCACGGTGGCGTTGGGGCTTGTGATAATGACCCTTGC of Fibrobacter sp. contains these proteins:
- a CDS encoding Rne/Rng family ribonuclease, whose protein sequence is MTNKCKCGILISKTPYDKRYAIMEDGELVELIVDSGNATQVLGNIYKGIVQKVIAGKLAFVDVGLDADGVLLQEDVVDRNAPRGKNDHDDVAPVASIESVLHVGDEIMVQVNAEPSGKKGAGLTMQLNLAGSLLVCMPGTDLIRVSKREKDPARRSDIKRMINRTKGRDVGYIVRTEGVNASEVELTQEMRGLETKWESIKENFANLNGAGCLYEESNSTKRAIGEYINENTDYVYIDNRDEYFSLRDDLKSLSPDKLDKVKLWSSAESLFEYFKVENDYARSLQRTVPLPRGGNLVIEQTAALVSIDVNTGPKVHGKDQGKIILETNIDACREIAKQLRLRDVDGLTIIDFIDMETEADNTTVYNEFCKAIRRDKAEVIPATISQFGLMEVKRRRIHVDPIGGKTNVCPVCSGGGRTATLESTLGMIDRWMARAKAKGNLHQVTLVTNPYVVDVMCKDRSRMFNYLEHKHGMTIDLIQDENAHVNQFWMYNENKEDITDLYNFADMEKPVKVSAPKRSKNSRNDSRSKCKREILISKTPYEKRIAIMEDGELVELVVEGVSSTRVLGNIYKGVVQKVLPALKAAFIDIGLEKAGFLHQEDAMDRNELLRREYGDDDDEDGSSKEISIDEILQEGQEIMVQVVKEPISTKGARLTTHLSFAGRFLVCMPGTNFVGVSKRERDPAKRREFKKVVKRLKGRDVGYIVRTNGLNESEFEINKQMRELESKWEQTKFNFENQPAETCIYEESDSIEQTVREYFSDNTDFVYIDNREEYFALREYLQRLSPDKLNKVKFWNEKVSLFENFKIENDYSRSLQRKVPLPVSGGSLILEQTEALVSIKVNEGHKCRGLEVCQEACQEIAKQLRLRDVGGLIIIKFPEIDESARETVYNEFRKAIRRDKAPISPSPISQFGLMEVTRKRVRVNLMTEKTEVCAVCCGGGRIGTLAGTLGMIDRWMARAKAKGRMRDVTLVVSSAVVDELCKDDCNIFRYLEAKHFMKINLVEDEHAHVNQFWMYDKNNEDITELYNFV
- a CDS encoding fibro-slime domain-containing protein; amino-acid sequence: MWCNEKKRAVQLRPLKLLSTLFLTLSTAAIAANYTADVDYDGTIFYKVVNNNGTQSQSCRTAGDGISYSTTQLNKRNFIFYIDDKCSKELVNIPGSQLFKSGNNVSLTIAEDGTWKAEAPKPSDPGKPGAESSSSSAKSSSSVATEPGKDPGATQPGDKDPGKNPGGNTGTKKKVINFLTPWTNTNAILFLNGDSVATMTALDKYCGWFKASVTPSEAGLNVFFKQTIGTNFVGAEGMVSEEPTAATEINLDSIAALTDTIWVQGYKNDAPAVFSKYPGVLGDCPLKKFPVTVFDWLHGTGGDGDGKGQNGDPANGISADFGSGGCNSVKGMVQYDLGKNGVPVPSDPFPSKCLRTTHLADWFLPEVVAKDDKGNEYTNMTCRDIYISMDDEGFWLAEVSKDRISKGNENNKGGMFLLDDFKYLDDAGTIENPYFDWLNGSGGNHNFGFTVKIQAQFEYVPGQYFDFYGDDDVWVFIDRRLAVDIGGQHAQEAGAVLLDTIGQNNGKKLVPGETYDFHIFYVERHTSSSNFRMRTSIDLQVDASIFVTSDKRGTATNYGVWQINKKNKLSCGLDASNTEVDTTGGASNFRLTGGNLAEPEILEPGKTYYEGLVILNDSTFSIDSAKIVDNYALAPGHYFLEITLKSDPSQSTVIEITIPSYAIPTVAFADDKWKILGKEVSGDTLQIGDWAYATYQVNITFLEEWAQVSTYNKKINLTFSDPNIDILDTIGGKKISSVMLDENAHATFYVHANAPVEGVTLTAKGAAAAASSWINLNFKEPPIPRVSNAIIVDRNGDGRADSMFVQYDRKLKGETTLDSIQFTFGEAFATTTKYIVLDNGTDLVITAETMGNECSDDNCGFGSRQFTGGNSEPYTGKINSWFTYSKDGKSTQFNTENDPIDDGVGPIILKAVKAKRSDGNRELTLTLSEAITDESRDAYLEMFELICMRAGVKENPENPVQQGGSDNTVILIYSPSTEDAIMPDNGDLIHFAVDENTITQDLLGNLPHKNNPWVTITGDQELSNESPGVVAVGEDPYGIISKKETTQPTLITNTTQDAQSIGDSLGVQGNLIDFDISKIMFEETQKDINALDAFVESKLGSTTSYDTVITSMTETEARDMIFQDIAAGVLGGEVGEGYTISDETVAAVMEGTITAENYTSKLPKDQVAAIKMLIDVSVENSRDTTISIGNISTVTQADLYDAIRRGDMDEELKKAGVSETLIEAIKNGTLNEYNVEEFRNGSKSLVSDDAVELYYQTRYYSQLGEYVGGDANTIRCSDESVYGEGGCLKNKGKIFLAWNMRADDGRVVGTGVYIARLQIKIKVNGKTTMDQTRDKLWGVRRGQVNQLDLEM